The genome window CCTTAGCCCAAACGTTTGATTAGAAAAACGACAACCATTCGTATGAAACAAGTCCTAAGCCTGATTGCTTTTCTGATTTTCCTAACCAGTTCATTTGCTTTTGCCCAGAAAACATCACCGCTCAGCCCAAAAATAACCAGCGAAAGCCCGAATAAAGTAATCAAAGTGATTTATGGCCAGCCGTCGAAGCGGAAGCGGCAGATTTTTGGTGCTATGGTTCCCTACGGCGAGGTATGGCGGACGGGAGCGAATAATGCTACCCAAATTACCTTTACAAAAGATGTGGTTTTTGGGGATAAAGCCGTGCCAGCAGGCACCTACACACTATTTACCATTCCGATGGAGAAAGAATGGACGGTCATTCTAAATGGAAAACTAGACCAATGGGGCGCTTTTGATTATGACCGCTATAAAAATAAAAATGTGGCGCAGGTGAAAGTGCCGGTTGTCCTTAGCAAGCTTCCTCTTGAAAAACTGACCATTACCCCAGGCAACAACGTGCTGGCCATTGCCTGGGACAAAGTGTCTATTTCTGTTCCTATTCGGTAAACTATTGCTCGTCAGGATTTTTAGCTTCTTTGGTAGCGGTTTTTGCACCCGGTACTAAGGAATTAATCTAGGCGGTAATTTTTAGCGCATCGGCTTCTGATACTTGTGCCCCACCCCGGTTGGTTTCGCCCACAAACAGCGAACCGTCTTTTCCCACGCCATGCGCAACACACCTGACTGGGAACTGCTCCGAAAATCAAAGGCAAATTCTGGTATTCACCCGGACCTTTCCGCCGCCGGCAGCGTGCCGAAAACCGCCCGCCTGATTGGCTGCAAACGGGCCAAAAGCCAGACCAACACTGCCTGCGAATCCGACCCCGGCTACCACGCGGAGTAAGGAAGCATTGTCCAAATTAAACCTCACAGTTAATTGGAATTTGATCCGGAAAGATACTATTTTTTACCCCGAAAGGTCAAGAAACAGGCAATAGTCCTATATTTGATCCGAGAAAAATGAATATTTTTAATTTTTTTAATAATTGATGAAAAAGAGAAGCCTTACCCTCGGTTTACTAGCCTGCTCAGCAGGTTTGGCGCTTGCCCAGCCACAGCCTACGAAACAAACTCCCGAGTCTACAGAAGTCTGGGAGCCCGTTCCGCGCGTGGTTACTCCAGGCAACCTTTCGCCCAGCACAGCTTCAGGTATGACTGCTCCGTCGGACGCTATTGTCCTGTTCGACGGCAAAAATCTGGATAGCTGGGTTTCAGCTAAAGACGGATCTGCCGCGAAATGGACGGTTGGCGACGGTGCGATGACCGTTGCCAAAGGAGCTGGCGACGTTCGTACCAAGCAGGAGTTTGAAGATTACCAACTCCACATCGAATTCCGGACGCCTGCGCAGGTAGAAGGCACGGGTCAGGGACGCGGAAACAGCGGTATTTTCATGCAGGGCCGCTATGAACTCCAGGTGCTGGACAGCTACAACAACCGCACGTATTCCAATGGACAGGCAGGTTCGATTTACAAGCAATCGATGCCCATGGTGAATGTTAGCCGTAAGCCGGGTGAGTGGCAAACCTACGACGTTATCTACACGGCG of Tellurirhabdus bombi contains these proteins:
- a CDS encoding 3-keto-disaccharide hydrolase, which gives rise to MKKRSLTLGLLACSAGLALAQPQPTKQTPESTEVWEPVPRVVTPGNLSPSTASGMTAPSDAIVLFDGKNLDSWVSAKDGSAAKWTVGDGAMTVAKGAGDVRTKQEFEDYQLHIEFRTPAQVEGTGQGRGNSGIFMQGRYELQVLDSYNNRTYSNGQAGSIYKQSMPMVNVSRKPGEWQTYDVIYTAPRFNKDGQMLFPPYITVIHNGVIVQNHTAIRGTTPYVGLPMVQPHGKGPIQLQDHNNPTSYRNIWIREI
- a CDS encoding DUF2911 domain-containing protein; this translates as MKQVLSLIAFLIFLTSSFAFAQKTSPLSPKITSESPNKVIKVIYGQPSKRKRQIFGAMVPYGEVWRTGANNATQITFTKDVVFGDKAVPAGTYTLFTIPMEKEWTVILNGKLDQWGAFDYDRYKNKNVAQVKVPVVLSKLPLEKLTITPGNNVLAIAWDKVSISVPIR